A region from the Oncorhynchus keta strain PuntledgeMale-10-30-2019 chromosome 5, Oket_V2, whole genome shotgun sequence genome encodes:
- the LOC127930043 gene encoding uncharacterized protein LOC127930043 isoform X2, whose product MTNWLMTLHHQHCLMTLHHQHCLMTLHHQHCLMTLHHQHRLMTLHHQHCLMTLHHQHRPMTLHHQHCLMTLHHQHRLMTLHHQHCLMTLHHQHRPMTLHHQHCLMTLHHQHRLMTLHHQHCLMTLHHQHRLMTLHHQHCLMTLHHQHRLMTLHHQHCLMTLHHQHRPMTLHHQHRLMTLHHQHRLMTLHHQHRLMTLHHQHRPMTLHHQHRPMTLHHQHCLMTLHHQHRLMTLHHQHCLMTLHHQHRPMTLHHQHRLMTLHHQHCLMTLHHQHCLMTLHHQHRPMTLHHQHRLMTLHHQHCLMTLHHQHRPMTLHHQHRLMTLHHQHCLMTLHHQHRLMTLHHQHCLMTLHHQHRPMTLHHRHCLMTLHHQHCLMTLHHQHCLMTLHHRHYLMTLHHQHCLMTIHRQHCLMTLHHQHCLMTLHHHHRPMTLHHQHRPMTLHHQHRLMTLHHQHRLMTIHRQHCLMTLHHQHRPMTLHHQHRLMTLHHQHCLMTLHHQHRLMTLHHQHCLMTLHHQHRPMTLHHQHRPMTLHHQHRLMTLHHQHCLMTLHHQHCLMTLHHQHCLMTLHHQHCLMTLHHQHCLMTLHHQHCLMTLHHQHCLMTLHHQHRPMTLHHQHRPMTLHHQHRPMTLHHQHRPMTLHNQHRPMTLAQMLSPLFCITLFTKTSTCFGSDPK is encoded by the exons atgacaaattggttgatgacactacaccatcaacattgtctgatgacactacaccatcaacattgtctgatgacactacaccatcaacattgtctgatgacactacaccatcaacataggctgatgacactacaccatcaacattgtctgatgacactacaccatcaacataggccgatgacactacaccatcaacattgtctgatgacactacaccatcaacataggctgatgacactacaccatcaacattgtctgatgacactacaccatcaacataggccgatgacactacaccatcaacattgtctgatgacactacaccatcaacataggctgatgacactacaccatcaacattgtctgatgacactacaccatcaacataggctgatgacactacaccatcaacattgtctgatgacactacaccatcaacataggctgatgacactacaccatcaacattgtctgatgacactacaccatcaacataggccgatgacactacaccatcaacataggctgatgacactacaccatcaacataggctgatgacactacaccatcaacataggctgatgacactacaccatcaacataggccgatgacactacaccatcaacataggccgatgacactacaccatcaacattgtctgatgacactacaccatcaacatag gctgatgacactacaccatcaacattgtctgatgacactacaccatcaacataggccgatgacactacaccatcaacataggctgatgacactacaccatcaacattgtctgatgacactacaccatcaacattgtctgatgacactacaccatcaacataggccgatgacactacaccatcaacataggctgatgacactacaccatcaacattgtctgatgacactacaccatcaacataggccgatgacactacaccatcaacataggctgatgacactacaccatcaacattgtctgatgacactacaccatcaacataggctgatgacactacaccatcaacattgtctgatgacactacaccatcaacataggccgatgacactacaccatcgacattgtctgatgacactacaccatcaacattgtctgatgacactacaccatcaacattgtctgatgacactacaccatcgaCATTAtctgatgacactacaccatcaacattgTCTGATGACAATACACCGTCAACATTgtctgatgacactacaccatcaacattgtctgatgacactacaccatcaccATAGGccgatgacactacaccatcaacatcgaccgatgacactacaccatcaacataggctgatgacactacaccatcaacatagGCTGATGACAATACACCGTCAACATTgtctgatgacactacaccatcaacataggccgatgacactacaccatcaacataggttgatgacactacaccatcaacattgtctgatgacactacaccatcaacataggctgatgacactacaccatcaacattgtctgatgacactacaccatcaacataggccgatgacactacaccatcaacataggccgatgacactacaccatcaacataggctgatgacactacaccatcaacattgtctgatgacactacaccatcaacattgtctgatgacactacaccatcaacattgtctgatgacactacaccatcaacattgtctgatgacactacaccatcaacattgtctgatgacactacaccatcaacattgtctgatgacactacaccatcaacattgtctgatgacactacaccatcaacataggccgatgacactacaccatcaacataggccgatgacactacaccatcaacataggccgatgacactacaccatcaacatcGGCCGATGACACTACACAATCAACATCGGCCGATGACACTAGCTCAAATGTTAAGCCCTCTTTTCTGTATCACTTTGTTTACCAAAACAAGCACTTGTTTTGGAAGTGACCCTAAATGA
- the LOC127930043 gene encoding histidine-rich glycoprotein-like isoform X43 → MTNWLMTLHHQHCLMTLHHQHCLMTLHHQHCLMTLHHQHRLMTLHHQHCLMTLHHQHRPMTLHHQHCLMTLHHQHRLMTLHHQHCLMTLHHQHRPMTLHHQHCLMTLHHQHRLMTLHHQHCLMTLHHQHRLMTLHHQHCLMTLHHQHRLMTLHHQHCLMTLHHQHRPMTLHHQHRLMTLHHQHRLMTLHHQHRLMTLHHQHRPMTLHHQHRPMTLHHQHCLMTLHHQHRLMTLHHQHCLMTLHHQHRPMTLHHQHRLMTLHHQHCLMTLHHQHCLMTLHHQHRPMTLHHQHRLMTLHHQHCLMTLHHQHRPMTLHHQHRPMTLHHQHRPMTLHHQHRPMTLHHQHRPMTLHNQHRPMTLAQMLSPLFCITLFTKTSTCFGSDPK, encoded by the exons atgacaaattggttgatgacactacaccatcaacattgtctgatgacactacaccatcaacattgtctgatgacactacaccatcaacattgtctgatgacactacaccatcaacataggctgatgacactacaccatcaacattgtctgatgacactacaccatcaacataggccgatgacactacaccatcaacattgtctgatgacactacaccatcaacataggctgatgacactacaccatcaacattgtctgatgacactacaccatcaacataggccgatgacactacaccatcaacattgtctgatgacactacaccatcaacataggctgatgacactacaccatcaacattgtctgatgacactacaccatcaacataggctgatgacactacaccatcaacattgtctgatgacactacaccatcaacataggctgatgacactacaccatcaacattgtctgatgacactacaccatcaacataggccgatgacactacaccatcaacataggctgatgacactacaccatcaacataggctgatgacactacaccatcaacataggctgatgacactacaccatcaacataggccgatgacactacaccatcaacataggccgatgacactacaccatcaacattgtctgatgacactacaccatcaacatag gctgatgacactacaccatcaacattgtctgatgacactacaccatcaacataggccgatgacactacaccatcaacataggctgatgacactacaccatcaacattgtctgatgacactacaccatcaacattgtctgatgacactacaccatcaacataggccgatgacactacaccatcaacataggctgatgacactacaccatcaacattgtctgatgacactacaccatcaacataggccgatgacactacaccatcaacatag gccgatgacactacaccatcaacataggccgatgacactacaccatcaacataggccgatgacactacaccatcaacatcGGCCGATGACACTACACAATCAACATCGGCCGATGACACTAGCTCAAATGTTAAGCCCTCTTTTCTGTATCACTTTGTTTACCAAAACAAGCACTTGTTTTGGAAGTGACCCTAAATGA
- the LOC127930043 gene encoding histidine-rich glycoprotein-like isoform X17, whose protein sequence is MTNWLMTLHHQHCLMTLHHQHCLMTLHHQHCLMTLHHQHRLMTLHHQHCLMTLHHQHRPMTLHHQHCLMTLHHQHRLMTLHHQHCLMTLHHQHRPMTLHHQHCLMTLHHQHRLMTLHHQHCLMTLHHQHRLMTLHHQHCLMTLHHQHRLMTLHHQHCLMTLHHQHRPMTLHHQHRLMTLHHQHRLMTLHHQHRLMTLHHQHRPMTLHHQHRLMTLHHQHCLMTLHHQHRPMTLHHRHCLMTLHHQHCLMTLHHQHCLMTLHHRHYLMTLHHQHCLMTIHRQHCLMTLHHQHCLMTLHHHHRPMTLHHQHRPMTLHHQHRLMTLHHQHRLMTIHRQHCLMTLHHQHRPMTLHHQHRLMTLHHQHCLMTLHHQHRLMTLHHQHCLMTLHHQHRPMTLHHQHRPMTLHHQHRLMTLHHQHCLMTLHHQHCLMTLHHQHCLMTLHHQHCLMTLHHQHCLMTLHHQHCLMTLHHQHCLMTLHHQHRPMTLHHQHRPMTLHHQHRPMTLHHQHRPMTLHNQHRPMTLAQMLSPLFCITLFTKTSTCFGSDPK, encoded by the exons atgacaaattggttgatgacactacaccatcaacattgtctgatgacactacaccatcaacattgtctgatgacactacaccatcaacattgtctgatgacactacaccatcaacataggctgatgacactacaccatcaacattgtctgatgacactacaccatcaacataggccgatgacactacaccatcaacattgtctgatgacactacaccatcaacataggctgatgacactacaccatcaacattgtctgatgacactacaccatcaacataggccgatgacactacaccatcaacattgtctgatgacactacaccatcaacataggctgatgacactacaccatcaacattgtctgatgacactacaccatcaacataggctgatgacactacaccatcaacattgtctgatgacactacaccatcaacataggctgatgacactacaccatcaacattgtctgatgacactacaccatcaacataggccgatgacactacaccatcaacataggctgatgacactacaccatcaacataggctgatgacactacaccatcaacataggctgatgacactacaccatcaacataggccgatgacactacaccatcaacatag gctgatgacactacaccatcaacattgtctgatgacactacaccatcaacataggccgatgacactacaccatcgacattgtctgatgacactacaccatcaacattgtctgatgacactacaccatcaacattgtctgatgacactacaccatcgaCATTAtctgatgacactacaccatcaacattgTCTGATGACAATACACCGTCAACATTgtctgatgacactacaccatcaacattgtctgatgacactacaccatcaccATAGGccgatgacactacaccatcaacatcgaccgatgacactacaccatcaacataggctgatgacactacaccatcaacatagGCTGATGACAATACACCGTCAACATTgtctgatgacactacaccatcaacataggccgatgacactacaccatcaacataggttgatgacactacaccatcaacattgtctgatgacactacaccatcaacataggctgatgacactacaccatcaacattgtctgatgacactacaccatcaacataggccgatgacactacaccatcaacataggccgatgacactacaccatcaacataggctgatgacactacaccatcaacattgtctgatgacactacaccatcaacattgtctgatgacactacaccatcaacattgtctgatgacactacaccatcaacattgtctgatgacactacaccatcaacattgtctgatgacactacaccatcaacattgtctgatgacactacaccatcaacattgtctgatgacactacaccatcaacataggccgatgacactacaccatcaacataggccgatgacactacaccatcaacataggccgatgacactacaccatcaacatcGGCCGATGACACTACACAATCAACATCGGCCGATGACACTAGCTCAAATGTTAAGCCCTCTTTTCTGTATCACTTTGTTTACCAAAACAAGCACTTGTTTTGGAAGTGACCCTAAATGA
- the LOC127930043 gene encoding histidine-rich glycoprotein-like isoform X49 yields MTNWLMTLHHQHCLMTLHHQHCLMTLHHQHCLMTLHHQHRLMTLHHQHCLMTLHHQHRPMTLHHQHCLMTLHHQHRLMTLHHQHCLMTLHHQHRPMTLHHQHCLMTLHHQHRLMTLHHQHCLMTLHHQHRLMTLHHQHCLMTLHHQHRLMTLHHQHCLMTLHHQHRPMTLHHQHRLMTLHHQHCLMTLHHQHCLMTLHHQHCLMTLHHQHCLMTLHHQHCLMTLHHQHCLMTLHHQHCLMTLHHQHRPMTLHHQHRPMTLHHQHRPMTLHHQHRPMTLHNQHRPMTLAQMLSPLFCITLFTKTSTCFGSDPK; encoded by the exons atgacaaattggttgatgacactacaccatcaacattgtctgatgacactacaccatcaacattgtctgatgacactacaccatcaacattgtctgatgacactacaccatcaacataggctgatgacactacaccatcaacattgtctgatgacactacaccatcaacataggccgatgacactacaccatcaacattgtctgatgacactacaccatcaacataggctgatgacactacaccatcaacattgtctgatgacactacaccatcaacataggccgatgacactacaccatcaacattgtctgatgacactacaccatcaacataggctgatgacactacaccatcaacattgtctgatgacactacaccatcaacataggctgatgacactacaccatcaacattgtctgatgacactacaccatcaacataggctgatgacactacaccatcaacattgtctgatgacactacaccatcaacatag gccgatgacactacaccatcaacataggctgatgacactacaccatcaacattgtctgatgacactacaccatcaacattgtctgatgacactacaccatcaacattgtctgatgacactacaccatcaacattgtctgatgacactacaccatcaacattgtctgatgacactacaccatcaacattgtctgatgacactacaccatcaacattgtctgatgacactacaccatcaacataggccgatgacactacaccatcaacataggccgatgacactacaccatcaacataggccgatgacactacaccatcaacatcGGCCGATGACACTACACAATCAACATCGGCCGATGACACTAGCTCAAATGTTAAGCCCTCTTTTCTGTATCACTTTGTTTACCAAAACAAGCACTTGTTTTGGAAGTGACCCTAAATGA
- the LOC127930043 gene encoding histidine-rich protein PFHRP-II-like isoform X37 has translation MTNWLMTLHHQHCLMTLHHQHCLMTLHHQHCLMTLHHQHRLMTLHHQHCLMTLHHQHRPMTLHHQHCLMTLHHQHRLMTLHHQHCLMTLHHQHRPMTLHHQHCLMTLHHQHRLMTLHHQHCLMTLHHQHRLMTLHHQHCLMTLHHQHRLMTLHHQHCLMTLHHQHRPMTLHHQHRLMTLHHQHRLMTLHHQHRLMTLHHQHRPMTLHHQHRPMTLHHQHRLMTLHHQHCLMTLHHQHRLMTLHHQHCLMTLHHQHRPMTLHHQHRPMTLHHQHRLMTLHHQHCLMTLHHQHCLMTLHHQHCLMTLHHQHCLMTLHHQHCLMTLHHQHCLMTLHHQHCLMTLHHQHRPMTLHHQHRPMTLHHQHRPMTLHHQHRPMTLHNQHRPMTLAQMLSPLFCITLFTKTSTCFGSDPK, from the exons atgacaaattggttgatgacactacaccatcaacattgtctgatgacactacaccatcaacattgtctgatgacactacaccatcaacattgtctgatgacactacaccatcaacataggctgatgacactacaccatcaacattgtctgatgacactacaccatcaacataggccgatgacactacaccatcaacattgtctgatgacactacaccatcaacataggctgatgacactacaccatcaacattgtctgatgacactacaccatcaacataggccgatgacactacaccatcaacattgtctgatgacactacaccatcaacataggctgatgacactacaccatcaacattgtctgatgacactacaccatcaacataggctgatgacactacaccatcaacattgtctgatgacactacaccatcaacataggctgatgacactacaccatcaacattgtctgatgacactacaccatcaacataggccgatgacactacaccatcaacataggctgatgacactacaccatcaacataggctgatgacactacaccatcaacataggctgatgacactacaccatcaacataggccgatgacactacaccatcaacatag gccgatgacactacaccatcaacataggttgatgacactacaccatcaacattgtctgatgacactacaccatcaacataggctgatgacactacaccatcaacattgtctgatgacactacaccatcaacataggccgatgacactacaccatcaacataggccgatgacactacaccatcaacataggctgatgacactacaccatcaacattgtctgatgacactacaccatcaacattgtctgatgacactacaccatcaacattgtctgatgacactacaccatcaacattgtctgatgacactacaccatcaacattgtctgatgacactacaccatcaacattgtctgatgacactacaccatcaacattgtctgatgacactacaccatcaacataggccgatgacactacaccatcaacataggccgatgacactacaccatcaacataggccgatgacactacaccatcaacatcGGCCGATGACACTACACAATCAACATCGGCCGATGACACTAGCTCAAATGTTAAGCCCTCTTTTCTGTATCACTTTGTTTACCAAAACAAGCACTTGTTTTGGAAGTGACCCTAAATGA
- the LOC127930043 gene encoding histidine-rich glycoprotein-like isoform X23, which yields MTNWLMTLHHQHCLMTLHHQHCLMTLHHQHCLMTLHHQHRLMTLHHQHCLMTLHHQHRPMTLHHQHCLMTLHHQHRLMTLHHQHCLMTLHHQHRPMTLHHQHCLMTLHHQHRLMTLHHQHCLMTLHHQHRLMTLHHQHCLMTLHHQHRLMTLHHQHCLMTLHHQHRPMTLHHQHRLMTLHHQHRLMTLHHQHRLMTLHHQHRPMTLHHQHRPMTLHHQHCLMTLHHQHRLMTLHHQHCLMTLHHQHRPMTLHHQHRLMTLHHQHCLMTLHHQHCLMTLHHQHRPMTLHHQHRLMTLHHQHCLMTLHHQHRPMTLHHQHRPMTLHHQHRLMTLHHQHCLMTLHHQHRLMTLHHQHCLMTLHHQHRPMTLHHQHRPMTLHHQHRLMTLHHQHCLMTLHHQHCLMTLHHQHCLMTLHHQHCLMTLHHQHCLMTLHHQHCLMTLHHQHCLMTLHHQHRPMTLHHQHRPMTLHHQHRPMTLHHQHRPMTLHNQHRPMTLAQMLSPLFCITLFTKTSTCFGSDPK from the exons atgacaaattggttgatgacactacaccatcaacattgtctgatgacactacaccatcaacattgtctgatgacactacaccatcaacattgtctgatgacactacaccatcaacataggctgatgacactacaccatcaacattgtctgatgacactacaccatcaacataggccgatgacactacaccatcaacattgtctgatgacactacaccatcaacataggctgatgacactacaccatcaacattgtctgatgacactacaccatcaacataggccgatgacactacaccatcaacattgtctgatgacactacaccatcaacataggctgatgacactacaccatcaacattgtctgatgacactacaccatcaacataggctgatgacactacaccatcaacattgtctgatgacactacaccatcaacataggctgatgacactacaccatcaacattgtctgatgacactacaccatcaacataggccgatgacactacaccatcaacataggctgatgacactacaccatcaacataggctgatgacactacaccatcaacataggctgatgacactacaccatcaacataggccgatgacactacaccatcaacataggccgatgacactacaccatcaacattgtctgatgacactacaccatcaacatag gctgatgacactacaccatcaacattgtctgatgacactacaccatcaacataggccgatgacactacaccatcaacataggctgatgacactacaccatcaacattgtctgatgacactacaccatcaacattgtctgatgacactacaccatcaacataggccgatgacactacaccatcaacataggctgatgacactacaccatcaacattgtctgatgacactacaccatcaacataggccgatgacactacaccatcaacatag gccgatgacactacaccatcaacataggttgatgacactacaccatcaacattgtctgatgacactacaccatcaacataggctgatgacactacaccatcaacattgtctgatgacactacaccatcaacataggccgatgacactacaccatcaacataggccgatgacactacaccatcaacataggctgatgacactacaccatcaacattgtctgatgacactacaccatcaacattgtctgatgacactacaccatcaacattgtctgatgacactacaccatcaacattgtctgatgacactacaccatcaacattgtctgatgacactacaccatcaacattgtctgatgacactacaccatcaacattgtctgatgacactacaccatcaacataggccgatgacactacaccatcaacataggccgatgacactacaccatcaacataggccgatgacactacaccatcaacatcGGCCGATGACACTACACAATCAACATCGGCCGATGACACTAGCTCAAATGTTAAGCCCTCTTTTCTGTATCACTTTGTTTACCAAAACAAGCACTTGTTTTGGAAGTGACCCTAAATGA
- the LOC127930043 gene encoding uncharacterized protein LOC127930043 isoform X4, which yields MTNWLMTLHHQHCLMTLHHQHCLMTLHHQHCLMTLHHQHRLMTLHHQHCLMTLHHQHRPMTLHHQHCLMTLHHQHRLMTLHHQHCLMTLHHQHRPMTLHHQHCLMTLHHQHRLMTLHHQHCLMTLHHQHRLMTLHHQHCLMTLHHQHRLMTLHHQHCLMTLHHQHRPMTLHHQHRLMTLHHQHRLMTLHHQHRLMTLHHQHRPMTLHHQHRPMTLHHQHCLMTLHHQHRLMTLHHQHCLMTLHHQHRPMTLHHQHRLMTLHHQHCLMTLHHQHCLMTLHHQHRPMTLHHQHRLMTLHHQHCLMTLHHQHRPMTLHHQHRLMTLHHQHCLMTLHHQHRPMTLHHRHCLMTLHHQHCLMTLHHQHCLMTLHHRHYLMTLHHQHCLMTIHRQHCLMTLHHQHCLMTLHHHHRPMTLHHQHRPMTLHHQHRLMTLHHQHRLMTIHRQHCLMTLHHQHRPMTLHHQHRLMTLHHQHCLMTLHHQHRLMTLHHQHCLMTLHHQHRPMTLHHQHRPMTLHHQHRLMTLHHQHCLMTLHHQHCLMTLHHQHCLMTLHHQHCLMTLHHQHCLMTLHHQHCLMTLHHQHCLMTLHHQHRPMTLHHQHRPMTLHHQHRPMTLHHQHRPMTLHNQHRPMTLAQMLSPLFCITLFTKTSTCFGSDPK from the exons atgacaaattggttgatgacactacaccatcaacattgtctgatgacactacaccatcaacattgtctgatgacactacaccatcaacattgtctgatgacactacaccatcaacataggctgatgacactacaccatcaacattgtctgatgacactacaccatcaacataggccgatgacactacaccatcaacattgtctgatgacactacaccatcaacataggctgatgacactacaccatcaacattgtctgatgacactacaccatcaacataggccgatgacactacaccatcaacattgtctgatgacactacaccatcaacataggctgatgacactacaccatcaacattgtctgatgacactacaccatcaacataggctgatgacactacaccatcaacattgtctgatgacactacaccatcaacataggctgatgacactacaccatcaacattgtctgatgacactacaccatcaacataggccgatgacactacaccatcaacataggctgatgacactacaccatcaacataggctgatgacactacaccatcaacataggctgatgacactacaccatcaacataggccgatgacactacaccatcaacataggccgatgacactacaccatcaacattgtctgatgacactacaccatcaacatag gctgatgacactacaccatcaacattgtctgatgacactacaccatcaacataggccgatgacactacaccatcaacataggctgatgacactacaccatcaacattgtctgatgacactacaccatcaacattgtctgatgacactacaccatcaacataggccgatgacactacaccatcaacataggctgatgacactacaccatcaacattgtctgatgacactacaccatcaacataggccgatgacactacaccatcaacatag gctgatgacactacaccatcaacattgtctgatgacactacaccatcaacataggccgatgacactacaccatcgacattgtctgatgacactacaccatcaacattgtctgatgacactacaccatcaacattgtctgatgacactacaccatcgaCATTAtctgatgacactacaccatcaacattgTCTGATGACAATACACCGTCAACATTgtctgatgacactacaccatcaacattgtctgatgacactacaccatcaccATAGGccgatgacactacaccatcaacatcgaccgatgacactacaccatcaacataggctgatgacactacaccatcaacatagGCTGATGACAATACACCGTCAACATTgtctgatgacactacaccatcaacataggccgatgacactacaccatcaacataggttgatgacactacaccatcaacattgtctgatgacactacaccatcaacataggctgatgacactacaccatcaacattgtctgatgacactacaccatcaacataggccgatgacactacaccatcaacataggccgatgacactacaccatcaacataggctgatgacactacaccatcaacattgtctgatgacactacaccatcaacattgtctgatgacactacaccatcaacattgtctgatgacactacaccatcaacattgtctgatgacactacaccatcaacattgtctgatgacactacaccatcaacattgtctgatgacactacaccatcaacattgtctgatgacactacaccatcaacataggccgatgacactacaccatcaacataggccgatgacactacaccatcaacataggccgatgacactacaccatcaacatcGGCCGATGACACTACACAATCAACATCGGCCGATGACACTAGCTCAAATGTTAAGCCCTCTTTTCTGTATCACTTTGTTTACCAAAACAAGCACTTGTTTTGGAAGTGACCCTAAATGA